A genomic region of Candidatus Paceibacterota bacterium contains the following coding sequences:
- the argS gene encoding arginine--tRNA ligase gives MENSVLLTHMIRDILENAIKTALWELQIEESKIPKINLEHPEDISHGDYSSNIAMILAKAVAENPREFAEKIKAEILERKPAEIEKIEVADPGFINFYLSKNFFTDSVKEILKSGEKFGKNKDLRSQKIVVEYTDPNPFKEFHIGHLMSNSIGEAVSRIIEANGANVKRACYQGDVGLHVAKAIYGIIVLQPDIDKLFSDKKYSASSLGEAYVYGAEAYEGDLAAKADILKINKNIYDGSDPLANKVYKWGRKISLEYFEDIYKILGTSFDNKFFESETGPFGKEIVEKNIGKVFEKSDGAIIFRGENYGLHTRVFINKEGLPTYEAKELGLAKIKYDKTKYDKSIVITGNEINEYFKVLLKAMSLVFPELAVKTVHLSHGMLRLPTGKMSSRTGQVVTAVSLIDKIKDTIKEKMKGREMSEKEREKVSEEVSVGALKYSILKQVTGKDIIFDFDKSISFEGDSGPYLQYSYARAKSVLRKAKDERISGNTKERGHEIFELEKMLYRFPEIVERAGKDYAPNHIATYLIQLASSFNGFYAKGKIVDKEDKNSSYKVALTEAFTVVLKNGLNLLGIKAPEKM, from the coding sequence ATGGAAAATAGCGTATTATTAACCCATATGATTCGCGATATATTGGAAAATGCTATAAAGACGGCTCTTTGGGAGCTTCAAATAGAGGAAAGCAAGATACCAAAAATTAACCTGGAACATCCGGAAGATATTTCGCATGGGGATTATTCTTCAAATATTGCCATGATACTTGCCAAAGCTGTGGCAGAAAATCCGCGTGAGTTTGCCGAAAAGATCAAAGCCGAGATTTTGGAAAGGAAACCCGCCGAAATAGAAAAAATAGAAGTTGCCGACCCGGGCTTTATAAATTTCTATCTCTCCAAAAACTTTTTTACGGATAGTGTGAAAGAGATTTTGAAATCTGGTGAGAAGTTCGGAAAAAATAAAGATCTGAGAAGTCAGAAAATCGTAGTTGAGTATACTGACCCAAACCCCTTTAAAGAATTTCATATTGGTCACTTGATGAGTAATTCTATCGGTGAGGCTGTCTCAAGAATAATTGAAGCAAACGGGGCAAACGTAAAGCGTGCCTGTTATCAGGGTGATGTGGGTTTGCATGTGGCCAAAGCTATTTATGGAATCATTGTCTTGCAACCAGACATCGATAAATTATTCTCAGATAAAAAATACTCAGCCTCATCTCTAGGTGAGGCGTATGTGTATGGTGCAGAAGCTTACGAAGGGGACTTAGCTGCGAAAGCAGATATTTTAAAGATAAACAAGAATATCTATGATGGATCTGACCCTTTAGCAAATAAAGTATATAAATGGGGTAGAAAGATTAGTTTAGAATACTTTGAAGACATATATAAAATTCTAGGGACAAGTTTTGATAATAAATTCTTCGAAAGTGAGACTGGTCCTTTTGGGAAAGAAATCGTCGAAAAAAATATAGGGAAAGTTTTTGAAAAGAGCGACGGAGCGATAATTTTTAGAGGGGAGAATTACGGTTTACATACTCGTGTATTTATAAACAAAGAAGGACTTCCAACTTATGAGGCAAAAGAGTTGGGCCTTGCAAAGATTAAATATGATAAAACTAAATACGATAAATCAATTGTCATAACAGGCAATGAGATTAATGAATATTTCAAAGTCTTATTGAAAGCAATGAGTCTTGTCTTCCCAGAATTGGCCGTAAAGACAGTACATTTGTCTCACGGCATGCTTAGACTACCGACCGGCAAGATGTCTTCAAGGACGGGTCAGGTTGTGACTGCAGTATCTCTGATTGATAAAATCAAGGATACAATCAAAGAAAAGATGAAAGGGAGAGAAATGTCAGAGAAAGAAAGAGAGAAAGTCTCTGAAGAAGTCTCGGTTGGAGCTCTCAAATATTCAATATTAAAACAGGTGACCGGAAAAGATATTATTTTTGATTTCGATAAATCGATTTCTTTTGAAGGGGACTCCGGGCCATACTTGCAATATTCATATGCCAGAGCGAAATCTGTTTTGAGAAAAGCGAAGGATGAAAGAATTTCCGGAAATACGAAAGAAAGGGGACACGAAATATTTGAGTTAGAAAAAATGCTTTATAGATTTCCTGAAATAGTGGAAAGGGCGGGGAAGGACTATGCGCCAAATCATATTGCTACATATTTGATACAGCTTGCTTCGTCTTTCAATGGTTTTTATGCGAAAGGGAAGATAGTAGATAAAGAAGACAAAAACTCTTCTTATAAAGTGGCGCTTACGGAAGCGTTTACTGTGGTTTTGAAAAATGGTCTTAATCTGCTAGGTATAAAGGCACCGGAGAAGATGTAG
- a CDS encoding DUF5671 domain-containing protein has product MQTKTTAKDFFLYLGIMIGLYVSSVTFIMLMFQIINKLFPIAGDYTGGIEGSIRVAMAALIIFFPAFLYLLRLANKDLVKLSEKKDLWVRKWLIFLTLFVSGLAIAIDLVTLIYRFLGAEDLSLRFFLKVAVVLIVAIAIFKYCLSDFKRESFELTRKVKISFSVVSLVVLAGIVGGIFIIGSPNAQRAKNMDDRRVNDLMTIQSQIVNVQWQNKGTVPANLAVLNDPISNFIAPKDPETNTDYEYKMLSKNSFELCATFKTKSDATKATVPVYSGSATNENWQHDAGRFCFTRVIDPELYKGVPVWQKN; this is encoded by the coding sequence ATGCAAACAAAAACAACAGCAAAGGATTTTTTCTTATATTTGGGAATTATGATCGGACTTTATGTCAGCTCTGTAACATTTATTATGCTAATGTTTCAAATTATCAACAAACTCTTCCCTATTGCCGGAGACTATACTGGTGGAATAGAGGGATCGATACGAGTAGCGATGGCAGCACTTATAATATTCTTTCCGGCATTCTTGTACTTATTGAGACTTGCAAATAAAGATTTGGTTAAGCTTTCAGAAAAAAAAGATTTGTGGGTAAGGAAGTGGCTTATATTTCTAACACTCTTCGTCTCTGGCTTGGCTATAGCGATAGACCTCGTCACTTTGATTTACAGATTTCTCGGTGCGGAAGACTTGTCTTTGAGATTCTTCTTGAAAGTGGCGGTCGTGCTTATAGTCGCTATAGCGATTTTCAAATATTGTCTGTCGGATTTCAAAAGAGAATCATTTGAACTTACGAGAAAAGTGAAAATATCTTTTTCTGTGGTCTCTCTGGTAGTACTTGCCGGAATAGTCGGTGGGATATTCATAATCGGCTCGCCAAATGCTCAAAGAGCGAAAAATATGGATGATAGGAGGGTAAATGATTTGATGACAATTCAAAGCCAGATAGTGAATGTTCAGTGGCAAAATAAAGGGACGGTACCGGCAAACTTGGCTGTATTAAATGATCCGATAAGCAATTTTATAGCACCAAAAGATCCAGAGACAAATACTGATTATGAGTACAAAATGCTATCAAAAAATAGCTTTGAACTATGCGCGACCTTCAAGACAAAGAGTGATGCGACCAAAGCAACCGTACCCGTGTATTCTGGAAGTGCGACCAATGAAAATTGGCAACATGATGCCGGAAGATTCTGCTTTACAAGGGTGATAGACCCCGAGCTTTATAAAGGAGTGCCGGTTTGGCAGAAGAATTAG
- a CDS encoding NAD(P)/FAD-dependent oxidoreductase has translation MVKKVSKSTRQYDVVVIGGGPAGLMSAGVAGANGAKVLLIEKNEELGKKLLISGGGRCNMTNANPNHREFVSKYGKKGDFLYSPFSVFGVEKTIKFFNNLGLKTKVEPGFRVFPESGNSLDVLETLIRYARNNGVEFRLSAEVDGLKKTKGKITSVVLKSGEEIKAKSFILASGGKSHPETGSTGDGFKWLTEIGHKVAESNPSLVPIKIKENWIGDFSGITLENVGISVFQADKKVINKKGRVLFTHTGLSGPTILNMSKDVGELLNYNSLGSQASKLESGVKIAIDFYPGVGLDEMHEKFKKLFEEHSNKKIKNLILDEVPQKIFLKILNLLKIDGEIEMHSIFREERFALIEKLKKFELRVEGLLGFDKAIITSGGLDLSEVDFKTMGSKLYDNLFFAGDILDFDRPSGGFSLQLCWTTGYVAGKSAFSK, from the coding sequence ATGGTAAAGAAAGTCTCTAAAAGCACTAGGCAATATGATGTTGTTGTAATCGGCGGAGGACCTGCGGGGCTTATGTCTGCCGGCGTGGCAGGTGCAAATGGCGCTAAAGTGCTTTTGATTGAGAAAAACGAAGAGCTTGGCAAAAAACTTTTGATATCGGGCGGTGGCAGATGCAATATGACAAATGCCAATCCAAATCATCGCGAATTTGTTTCCAAATACGGAAAGAAAGGCGATTTTCTATATTCTCCATTTTCTGTTTTTGGTGTGGAAAAGACAATTAAGTTTTTCAATAATCTTGGTTTGAAGACAAAAGTTGAGCCCGGCTTCCGTGTTTTTCCGGAGAGCGGCAATTCGCTTGACGTCCTTGAAACTCTTATAAGATATGCGAGAAATAATGGCGTGGAGTTCAGACTTTCTGCTGAAGTTGACGGATTGAAAAAGACAAAAGGAAAAATCACATCTGTTGTATTGAAAAGTGGGGAAGAGATAAAAGCAAAGAGCTTTATTCTCGCCTCTGGTGGCAAATCACATCCAGAAACTGGCTCTACTGGCGATGGATTTAAGTGGCTTACAGAAATCGGTCACAAAGTTGCAGAGTCAAACCCATCTCTTGTACCGATAAAGATAAAAGAAAATTGGATCGGAGATTTCTCTGGAATTACTTTGGAAAATGTCGGAATTTCTGTTTTTCAAGCGGACAAGAAAGTTATAAATAAAAAAGGACGAGTGCTTTTTACTCACACAGGCCTTTCCGGCCCCACGATTTTGAATATGAGCAAAGATGTCGGTGAATTACTCAATTATAATTCACTTGGAAGCCAGGCTTCCAAGTTGGAGAGCGGAGTGAAAATCGCTATAGATTTCTATCCTGGTGTAGGTCTTGATGAAATGCATGAGAAATTCAAAAAGCTTTTTGAAGAACACTCAAATAAAAAGATAAAAAACTTAATTTTGGACGAGGTGCCACAAAAAATATTCCTAAAGATTCTGAATTTACTAAAAATAGACGGAGAAATAGAAATGCATTCAATTTTTAGAGAAGAAAGATTCGCTCTTATAGAAAAACTCAAGAAATTTGAATTGCGAGTGGAAGGTCTGCTTGGTTTTGATAAAGCGATTATCACAAGTGGTGGACTTGACCTCTCCGAAGTGGATTTCAAGACAATGGGTTCCAAGCTTTACGACAATTTATTTTTTGCCGGAGATATTTTGGATTTCGATAGACCGTCTGGTGGATTCTCACTTCAGCTTTGCTGGACGACGGGGTATGTGGCGGGGAAGTCGGCTTTTAGTAAGTAA
- a CDS encoding SWIB/MDM2 domain-containing protein — translation MAEKTSAFMKPMTVSAELAAVVGNGPMPRSEVVKGLWVYIKKNNLQDPKNKRNINADAALKKVFGGKAVVNMFEMTKLVSKHLS, via the coding sequence ATGGCAGAAAAAACATCAGCATTTATGAAGCCAATGACAGTTAGCGCCGAGCTAGCCGCCGTTGTGGGAAATGGTCCGATGCCAAGATCGGAAGTTGTAAAAGGTCTTTGGGTTTATATAAAGAAAAACAATCTTCAGGATCCAAAGAATAAGAGAAATATCAATGCCGACGCAGCTTTGAAGAAAGTTTTCGGCGGAAAGGCAGTGGTGAATATGTTTGAGATGACAAAGCTCGTTTCAAAACATTTGTCATAA
- a CDS encoding right-handed parallel beta-helix repeat-containing protein produces MRNFKICSLLFAGLFFLSFLFPFNRVFAQTDISLGDDADDYHISEDTIWTRDNSPYVIYKDIFIDSGATLTIEPGTVIKFEDYSDLNISGKIVANGALGEEIYFTSLYDDSVGGDTDGYDSDWTPMYSSWGGIKVLDGGSYEINNTKISYANLALESDSGTGLLESVTITDCVDGLSLSESTVSIKNSNILNLSRDAITAISTSTVSIESSNVKNISGYGFGIYEGSSLVFSNSSLEDISKEAFCILRSSSIKIYNSTIKNIDGYNTTEIYDNGFVEISNSDIENVRNLFEVSNNSSISIVSTDIENTEEVFGISEDSSMNMYNSRIEGVLNNSNSAVVYAFNNSSINIASSSFNNITADLVIEIFNGSSLSFSDSSVKNILAGSAYGGVFNIFSGDYEYATTTLNIANSVISDGNTTAVEIFGKVEANIENTEIKNFLGDGILTSDNSIIKISGSEISGNNNGIENFGANANIDIENSIIKDNTLYGIYNDASYFDTYIGRTGYYQIWVEVPTAPIKAVGNWWGDVSGPFNLLTNASGTANQISKNVEYKPWLTVDPSKKRNPVIIIPGIMGTQLSKDYDDNSQIWPNISKLILSFFDEFLNDLSFNSDGTENPAFPMKVGDILRKVDLVGRTVSNTFDGLISTLTSDGYVEGTDLFVFPYDWRKSNAESAILLKEKIDEVISETGSSRVEIIAHSMGGLVTQKYVADNGADKVDKIFFIGTPHLGSPKAFKALMYGDDMGMSIISGNVHLLSQPRLKFISQNFPSVFDLLPSRAYVDGDSSKGNSVPNEYIYDTTSGSSKWLDYDETKDFMISHGINSALFLQAEDLHEDIDNFDLKDTDVYNFSGCGLTKTIGSITAKKKKTWTSLWQETVDDYNIDYVNGDGTVPLYSAVGPFGDHNYYVKEAIHSELPSTSGVPETIFSILTGDDTSILSNISTSTGFCDITGRVISTHSSVVLDIYDNVGNHTGPTDTGDIEYNISGVSYDRISDNTFAFLPDNTQNYRILIKPIENVPSYDLSVEEIGSNDTKVRKTYWHRVPIKDISSNSQIYISSTSTEYIIQEDENNDGLFETASSPSVETVASSTYSISDLLPPETTSSISANGTVSLMSVDDNTGVLSVEYSLDGKSWIPYTEPFNASGKTVLFFSTDNVGNTELIQEIKIPTPTARRGSRKNLVTDDTEASSATSTPVIASDNAIVRSEDQVSNQLSQSTTSFIQNTQLVSSSSLQDLSVLPPTTKTTKQKTILRISQVSISSSTPALTIKATSSGMNFTASVANSGVNIKSTITNLFKGFWSHLFLFIKKIL; encoded by the coding sequence ATGAGAAATTTTAAAATTTGTTCTTTACTTTTTGCAGGATTATTCTTCCTGTCTTTTTTATTTCCTTTTAATAGAGTTTTTGCACAAACTGACATCTCTCTTGGTGATGATGCGGATGATTATCATATTTCAGAAGATACCATTTGGACTAGAGATAATAGTCCGTACGTCATTTATAAGGATATTTTTATTGATAGTGGAGCAACCCTGACAATCGAGCCCGGAACAGTTATTAAGTTTGAGGATTATAGTGATTTAAATATTTCAGGGAAAATAGTTGCAAATGGTGCACTCGGTGAAGAGATTTATTTTACATCTCTGTATGACGATTCTGTTGGGGGAGATACAGATGGGTATGATTCAGATTGGACACCTATGTATTCGAGCTGGGGAGGTATCAAAGTTCTAGATGGGGGAAGTTATGAAATAAACAATACCAAAATATCTTATGCCAATCTAGCCTTGGAAAGTGATTCCGGGACAGGATTACTCGAATCAGTGACAATTACAGATTGTGTTGACGGGCTAAGCTTAAGCGAGAGCACTGTTTCTATAAAAAATAGCAACATTCTAAATCTTTCTAGGGATGCCATTACAGCTATTTCAACTAGCACGGTATCAATAGAATCATCTAATGTAAAAAATATAAGCGGATACGGGTTTGGTATATATGAGGGAAGTTCTTTAGTTTTTTCAAATTCGAGTTTAGAAGATATCAGCAAAGAGGCTTTTTGTATTTTAAGGAGTAGTTCTATAAAGATATATAACTCAACAATAAAAAATATTGATGGATATAATACCACTGAGATTTATGACAACGGTTTTGTAGAGATAAGTAACTCAGATATAGAAAACGTTCGTAATTTATTTGAAGTCTCTAACAACAGCTCCATAAGTATAGTGAGTACAGATATAGAAAACACAGAGGAAGTATTTGGTATTTCTGAAGATAGCTCAATGAACATGTATAATTCAAGAATAGAGGGTGTATTAAATAACAGTAATTCGGCAGTAGTATACGCCTTTAATAACAGCTCCATCAACATCGCTAGTTCTAGTTTTAATAATATTACTGCGGATTTGGTTATTGAGATATTTAACGGTAGTAGTTTGAGTTTTTCTGACTCATCTGTGAAAAATATCTTAGCCGGTTCTGCTTATGGCGGGGTTTTTAATATTTTTAGCGGAGACTATGAATACGCAACGACGACTTTAAATATCGCCAATTCTGTAATAAGTGATGGTAATACTACAGCTGTAGAAATTTTTGGGAAAGTAGAAGCAAATATAGAGAACACAGAGATTAAGAATTTTCTTGGGGACGGTATTCTTACTTCCGACAATTCTATTATAAAGATATCTGGTAGTGAGATATCCGGAAATAATAATGGTATAGAAAATTTTGGTGCAAATGCAAATATTGATATAGAAAATAGTATTATAAAAGATAATACTTTATACGGGATTTATAACGATGCTTCATACTTTGATACGTATATAGGTAGAACAGGTTATTATCAGATATGGGTTGAGGTGCCGACAGCCCCGATAAAAGCTGTTGGAAATTGGTGGGGAGATGTTTCCGGACCATTTAATTTACTTACAAATGCTTCTGGTACGGCAAATCAGATATCAAAGAACGTCGAATATAAGCCATGGCTTACAGTTGATCCGAGTAAGAAAAGAAACCCAGTGATTATTATTCCGGGGATTATGGGTACACAGCTTTCTAAAGACTATGATGATAATTCACAAATCTGGCCGAATATTAGCAAGCTTATACTTTCTTTTTTTGATGAATTTTTAAATGACCTTTCATTTAATTCTGATGGTACTGAAAATCCAGCTTTCCCGATGAAGGTAGGGGATATTTTGAGAAAGGTTGATCTTGTAGGGAGAACTGTTTCCAATACATTTGATGGATTGATTTCCACTTTGACTTCTGACGGATATGTTGAAGGCACAGACCTTTTTGTTTTTCCTTACGATTGGCGAAAAAGTAATGCTGAAAGTGCGATATTATTAAAAGAGAAAATAGACGAGGTAATTTCTGAAACGGGTTCATCCAGAGTGGAAATCATCGCTCACTCCATGGGCGGGCTTGTGACTCAAAAATATGTGGCAGACAATGGTGCGGATAAAGTTGATAAAATATTTTTTATTGGCACCCCACACCTTGGCTCGCCGAAGGCTTTTAAAGCTTTGATGTATGGAGATGATATGGGGATGAGTATCATTTCTGGTAATGTACACTTACTTAGCCAACCAAGGTTAAAATTTATTTCTCAAAATTTCCCCTCCGTCTTTGACTTATTACCAAGCCGAGCCTATGTAGATGGGGATTCAAGTAAGGGTAATTCTGTACCAAACGAATATATATACGATACTACATCAGGCTCTAGCAAATGGTTGGATTATGATGAGACAAAAGATTTTATGATTAGTCACGGTATAAATTCTGCGCTCTTTCTTCAGGCAGAAGATTTGCATGAAGATATTGATAATTTCGACTTGAAGGACACTGACGTTTATAACTTTTCTGGTTGCGGCCTGACCAAAACTATTGGGAGCATTACGGCAAAGAAGAAAAAGACTTGGACATCTCTTTGGCAGGAAACCGTGGACGACTATAATATAGACTATGTAAATGGTGATGGTACGGTGCCTCTATATTCTGCTGTAGGTCCATTTGGTGATCATAATTATTATGTAAAAGAGGCTATTCATTCAGAATTACCATCAACATCTGGTGTGCCTGAAACCATTTTCTCAATATTAACCGGCGACGATACATCAATACTTTCAAATATTTCTACAAGTACAGGCTTTTGTGATATCACAGGCCGTGTTATATCTACTCACAGCTCCGTAGTCTTGGATATTTATGATAATGTCGGGAATCATACTGGTCCGACTGACACAGGAGATATTGAATACAATATTTCTGGGGTAAGTTATGACAGAATCTCCGATAATACTTTTGCTTTTCTTCCAGACAATACTCAAAATTATCGGATACTTATAAAACCGATAGAGAATGTTCCTAGCTATGATTTGTCAGTAGAGGAAATCGGTAGCAATGATACAAAAGTTAGAAAGACATATTGGCATAGAGTTCCTATCAAAGACATTTCTTCAAATTCTCAAATATATATTTCATCTACGAGTACCGAGTATATAATTCAAGAAGATGAAAACAATGACGGGCTTTTTGAAACGGCATCTTCTCCATCGGTAGAGACTGTGGCGAGTAGCACTTATAGCATTTCTGACTTATTACCGCCGGAAACTACAAGTTCTATATCTGCAAACGGGACAGTTTCTCTCATGTCAGTAGATGACAATACTGGTGTGCTTAGCGTAGAGTATTCTCTTGATGGAAAGAGCTGGATACCATATACAGAACCATTTAATGCAAGTGGTAAGACTGTATTATTTTTCTCAACAGATAATGTAGGGAATACAGAGTTAATCCAAGAGATTAAGATTCCGACGCCAACAGCGAGAAGGGGCTCAAGAAAGAATTTAGTTACCGATGACACTGAAGCATCATCGGCCACTTCTACACCCGTGATTGCTTCAGACAATGCGATTGTCCGATCTGAAGACCAAGTCTCAAATCAATTAAGCCAATCCACTACGTCATTTATTCAGAACACTCAGTTGGTTTCCTCATCTTCTTTACAAGATTTGTCTGTTTTACCACCTACTACAAAGACGACAAAGCAAAAAACTATCTTGAGAATCTCACAAGTATCGATTTCCTCATCAACACCTGCATTGACTATTAAAGCAACATCTTCAGGCATGAATTTTACGGCATCAGTGGCAAATTCTGGAGTTAATATCAAATCTACTATTACCAATCTCTTCAAAGGATTTTGGTCACACTTGTTTTTATTTATTAAAAAGATATTATAA
- the glyA gene encoding serine hydroxymethyltransferase — translation MKDKQIEKLIKAEEARQEKTISLIASENYVSEDVLEALGSKFTNKYSEGYPGKRYYKGQTFTDKVEELCKERALKLFGLAGEKWHVNVQPLSGSPANLAVYLALVPKGGKVMGMSLDHGGHLTHGHKVSATGKIWTQVPYGVNKDTEVLDYDALKKLAIAEKPNMIIAGYTAYPRIVDFKKFREIADASHAILMVDMSHFAGLVAGGAYPSPFEYADVVTTTVHKTLRGPRSALIFARRDKTQTSAKGNEISFGDLIDKAVFPGLQGGPHMNQIAAVAVALKEASAPTFKKYAKQVVKNAKVLADELKKLGWKIISGGTDSHLILMDTWMGGKGMSGAEASDKLEKAGIIVNKNTIPNETRSPMDPSGIRLGTAGETTRGAKEKDMVKLAKKIDLTLKK, via the coding sequence ATGAAAGACAAACAAATTGAAAAGCTCATAAAGGCGGAAGAGGCGAGGCAAGAAAAGACAATTTCTCTGATTGCATCTGAAAATTATGTTTCGGAGGATGTTCTCGAAGCGCTTGGCTCAAAGTTTACAAATAAATATTCGGAAGGGTATCCTGGGAAGAGATATTACAAAGGACAGACCTTTACGGATAAGGTGGAGGAGCTTTGCAAAGAAAGGGCATTAAAACTTTTCGGCTTAGCGGGAGAAAAATGGCATGTAAATGTTCAACCACTTTCGGGCTCACCAGCAAACCTAGCTGTATACCTTGCACTTGTACCAAAGGGAGGAAAGGTGATGGGGATGTCGCTTGATCACGGAGGCCACCTTACACATGGTCATAAAGTCTCTGCTACTGGGAAAATCTGGACTCAAGTCCCTTATGGCGTAAATAAAGATACGGAAGTCCTAGATTATGACGCACTAAAAAAGCTGGCAATTGCTGAAAAGCCAAATATGATAATCGCCGGCTACACAGCATATCCAAGGATTGTTGATTTCAAAAAGTTTAGAGAAATCGCCGATGCATCTCACGCAATACTTATGGTAGATATGTCGCACTTTGCTGGACTTGTTGCCGGTGGCGCATATCCGTCGCCATTTGAATATGCAGATGTGGTGACGACGACAGTGCACAAAACCCTCCGTGGGCCTAGAAGCGCTCTTATCTTTGCAAGACGCGACAAAACACAGACAAGCGCAAAAGGTAATGAAATATCTTTTGGAGATTTGATAGACAAAGCTGTTTTCCCAGGCCTTCAAGGTGGTCCACACATGAATCAAATCGCCGCTGTGGCAGTAGCTTTGAAAGAAGCATCAGCACCGACGTTCAAAAAATACGCAAAGCAAGTAGTGAAAAATGCAAAAGTTCTTGCCGATGAGTTGAAAAAGCTTGGCTGGAAGATTATTTCTGGTGGAACAGATAGCCACTTGATACTTATGGACACTTGGATGGGTGGAAAGGGGATGAGTGGAGCAGAAGCTAGCGACAAGCTTGAAAAGGCTGGAATAATTGTAAACAAAAACACTATTCCAAACGAAACCAGAAGCCCAATGGACCCTTCCGGTATTCGCCTTGGCACCGCCGGTGAGACCACAAGGGGAGCGAAGGAAAAAGATATGGTGAAGTTGGCGAAGAAGATAGATTTGACACTGAAGAAATAA
- a CDS encoding thymidylate synthase, whose amino-acid sequence MKTYNNVLKQILENGIDRKGRNAVTRACFAIQMRFNMEEGFPAVTTKQLAFNAVKGELLWFLEGSGSDERLKEIMGKDRTIWTDNAEAPYWKPKAKFPGDLGRVYGVQWRTWKKPDGTTVDQIENLINKLKTDPNDRRLIVTAWNPGELDEMALPPCHMIFQFFAADGKLSLHMTQRSCDMFLGVPFNIASYALLLAMVAQVVGMTPHECVLTLNDAHIYHEHFDAVKEQLSREPMKLPKLWLNPEVKNIDKFTMDDIKLVDYEHHPTIKAKMIV is encoded by the coding sequence ATGAAGACATACAATAATGTATTAAAACAAATTCTGGAAAATGGCATTGACCGAAAAGGAAGAAACGCCGTAACCAGAGCTTGTTTTGCGATTCAGATGCGATTCAACATGGAAGAAGGCTTCCCGGCAGTAACTACCAAACAACTAGCGTTTAACGCCGTTAAGGGTGAGCTGCTCTGGTTCTTGGAAGGAAGTGGTAGTGATGAACGTCTGAAAGAAATAATGGGCAAAGATCGCACAATCTGGACGGATAATGCCGAAGCCCCTTATTGGAAGCCGAAAGCAAAATTCCCCGGAGATCTTGGGAGAGTATACGGTGTCCAATGGAGAACTTGGAAAAAACCTGACGGCACGACGGTAGACCAGATTGAAAATCTCATAAACAAACTCAAGACCGACCCAAATGACCGACGGCTTATCGTTACGGCTTGGAATCCAGGAGAGCTTGATGAGATGGCACTGCCACCTTGTCATATGATTTTCCAATTCTTCGCTGCTGACGGCAAATTGTCCTTGCATATGACCCAACGTAGTTGCGATATGTTCTTGGGGGTTCCATTCAATATTGCTTCTTATGCTTTGCTACTAGCGATGGTGGCACAAGTGGTTGGCATGACACCTCATGAGTGTGTTCTCACCCTCAATGACGCGCATATCTATCATGAGCATTTTGATGCAGTAAAAGAACAGCTCTCTCGTGAACCGATGAAGCTTCCAAAGCTCTGGCTCAATCCGGAAGTGAAAAATATTGATAAATTCACAATGGATGACATTAAGCTGGTTGACTATGAGCATCATCCGACAATCAAGGCAAAAATGATTGTCTAA
- a CDS encoding dihydrofolate reductase, with protein sequence MISIIVAIAKNGVIGKGDDLPWKLSDDLKHFAKVTKGHTVIMGRKTYESIVKRLGHALPNRRNIVVTSQVDFKAPSCMVVRSVKEALSKLPLEDEAFVTGGGEIYRQFLPLANKLYITEVDVECDGDVFFPPYSKDGWKLISSEHHNKDEKNSYDFTFLELVRK encoded by the coding sequence ATGATATCAATCATCGTTGCGATAGCTAAAAATGGGGTCATCGGAAAAGGAGACGATCTGCCTTGGAAGCTTTCTGATGACCTCAAGCATTTCGCCAAGGTTACTAAAGGTCACACTGTAATCATGGGACGAAAGACCTATGAGTCCATAGTGAAGAGGTTGGGACATGCATTGCCAAACAGAAGGAACATTGTTGTCACCTCACAGGTAGATTTCAAAGCTCCGAGTTGTATGGTTGTCCGTTCAGTGAAAGAAGCCTTGAGCAAGTTACCTTTGGAAGATGAGGCTTTTGTTACTGGTGGAGGTGAGATTTACAGGCAATTTCTACCATTAGCAAATAAGTTGTATATTACTGAAGTCGATGTTGAGTGTGATGGTGATGTCTTTTTTCCTCCCTATTCGAAAGACGGTTGGAAATTGATATCGTCAGAACATCACAATAAAGACGAAAAGAATTCGTACGACTTTACTTTCCTAGAGCTTGTCCGAAAATAA